Proteins from a genomic interval of Qipengyuania sp. JC766:
- a CDS encoding amidohydrolase family protein, giving the protein MRHVLSALATTLAVAMSAALASAPALAETTVIHAGAVLADADGDPSGPATITVEDGVIVGIEPGHTAPPGEAQLVDLRTMTVLPGMIDLHVHLTGDPGGDFWKAAVEPDEWDVVVGMKNARLTALAGFTTVREAGSAGQTAYSLRRGTAEGLIPGPRIVAAGPALSIVGGHGDTNGFRPEINEVLDTGFNCTGPVQCAEKVRLASQNGADVIKITATGGVLSQQGRGLEAHFTDAEMKSIADTAHSLGLKVMAHAHGARGIEAAARAGIDTIEHSTYIDRDAARAMRENDVVLVPTLMAFRGVTERLGQGVYTPVVEEKIRAVAEQAQVFMRQAREWGVQIAFGTDAGVFEHGRNAEELAMMVAQGMTNREALASTTTVAAQVLEMEDEIGRLAPGYSADIIAVSGNPLDDITVLENVDWVMVRGRIVE; this is encoded by the coding sequence ATGCGCCATGTCCTGTCTGCACTCGCCACCACGCTGGCCGTCGCTATGTCCGCCGCACTGGCCTCCGCTCCGGCGCTGGCCGAAACGACCGTGATCCATGCGGGCGCGGTACTGGCCGATGCGGACGGCGATCCGTCGGGACCGGCCACCATCACGGTGGAGGACGGCGTGATCGTCGGCATCGAGCCGGGGCACACCGCGCCGCCGGGCGAAGCGCAGCTCGTCGACCTCCGGACCATGACGGTTCTGCCCGGGATGATCGACCTCCATGTCCACCTGACCGGCGATCCGGGCGGGGATTTCTGGAAGGCCGCGGTGGAGCCCGACGAGTGGGACGTGGTCGTCGGCATGAAGAACGCGCGGCTTACCGCGCTGGCCGGGTTCACGACCGTGCGCGAAGCGGGCAGCGCCGGGCAGACCGCCTATTCGCTGCGCCGCGGAACGGCCGAAGGCCTGATCCCCGGACCGCGCATCGTGGCCGCGGGGCCGGCGCTATCGATCGTGGGCGGGCACGGCGACACGAACGGCTTCCGGCCCGAGATCAACGAGGTGCTCGATACCGGATTCAACTGCACCGGCCCGGTCCAGTGCGCGGAGAAGGTGCGCCTCGCCAGCCAGAACGGGGCCGACGTCATCAAGATCACCGCGACCGGAGGCGTGCTGAGCCAGCAGGGGCGCGGGCTGGAAGCCCATTTCACCGATGCCGAAATGAAGAGCATCGCGGACACGGCCCATTCGCTGGGGCTGAAGGTGATGGCCCACGCGCACGGTGCTCGCGGCATCGAGGCGGCGGCGCGCGCCGGCATCGATACGATCGAGCACAGCACCTATATCGACCGCGACGCCGCGCGCGCGATGCGGGAGAACGACGTCGTCCTCGTGCCCACGCTGATGGCGTTCCGGGGCGTGACGGAGCGGCTGGGTCAGGGCGTCTACACCCCCGTGGTCGAGGAGAAGATCCGCGCCGTGGCCGAGCAGGCGCAGGTCTTCATGCGGCAGGCACGCGAATGGGGCGTCCAGATCGCCTTCGGCACCGATGCCGGCGTGTTCGAGCACGGCCGCAATGCGGAAGAACTGGCGATGATGGTCGCGCAGGGCATGACCAATCGCGAGGCGCTGGCCAGCACGACCACCGTCGCGGCCCAGGTCCTCGAGATGGAGGACGAGATCGGCCGCCTCGCGCCGGGATATTCGGCGGACATCATCGCGGTTTCGGGCAACCCGCTGGACGACATCACCGTGCTGGAGAATGTCGACTGGGTCATGGTCCGCGGCCGCATCGTCGAGTGA
- a CDS encoding S9 family peptidase, which yields MTRRLFAAATLMASVSIAATAAARPMTPEDVAKIESVGTIAISEDGQQIAYTTASLPDVTMGEDNGGTRQQLFVADSPNAARAYLPEDVSPGSVSFSPDGSMISYAWAHGDEDRAVWGVPVRGGTSRKLASVEGSDVRTYSWAPDGTALYMLVGAEADDQRAAQRDGGFNAIVYEEEERLNRLFRANVGEEVDAEPAELTIPGYVTEMKVTADGRTGIVKSAPTPRVDDAYTLQQVNIIDLASGTVRAVVDTPGKLGDVEISPDGTMLSMIAGIDKNDPADTTLHFVNVADGTFEAVNEGAAEATVDTEWLADGRLAAIIHVGAQSVLRFYDTDGSVEREIDPGELILTGVESGGNRVIVTANSPTHPSELYVLEGREFRRWTTHNPWLSEIDFATQRTLTYTARDGQEIEGILIEPLGGAATGGSPTIMTVHGGPEAHYSNGWLTAYSMPGQVAAGKGYAVFHPNYRGSTAYGTAFAKEHQNDYAGKEFNDIVDGKRALVEAGITDPERTGITGGSYGGYASAWGATAQSEEYAASVMFVGISNQISKFGTTDIPMEMYNVHARKWPWEDWQGMLEVSPIYHVDKAETPILIMHGAEDTRVSPSQSYELYRHIKVRKPETPVRLVLFPGEGHGNSRAASRYDYNLRMMRWFDTYLMTGDRDAAMPDPRPQLAEGAKGAMADEE from the coding sequence ATGACCCGCAGACTATTCGCCGCCGCAACGCTGATGGCATCGGTATCGATCGCCGCGACGGCCGCTGCCCGTCCGATGACGCCCGAAGACGTCGCCAAGATCGAAAGCGTGGGCACGATCGCTATTTCCGAAGACGGGCAGCAGATCGCCTACACCACCGCATCCCTGCCCGATGTCACCATGGGCGAGGACAATGGCGGTACGCGTCAGCAGCTGTTCGTGGCGGACTCGCCCAATGCGGCGCGCGCCTACCTGCCCGAGGACGTGAGCCCGGGGAGCGTGTCCTTCTCCCCCGACGGGTCCATGATCAGCTACGCCTGGGCGCACGGCGACGAGGATCGGGCCGTGTGGGGCGTGCCCGTTCGCGGAGGCACTTCGCGCAAGCTCGCCTCCGTCGAGGGTTCGGACGTGCGCACCTATAGCTGGGCGCCCGACGGAACCGCGCTCTACATGCTGGTCGGCGCCGAAGCGGACGACCAGCGCGCCGCGCAGCGCGATGGCGGCTTCAATGCCATCGTCTACGAAGAGGAAGAACGCCTCAACCGCCTGTTCCGCGCGAATGTGGGTGAGGAGGTCGACGCGGAGCCGGCCGAGCTGACCATTCCCGGCTACGTCACGGAAATGAAGGTCACTGCCGACGGGCGTACCGGCATTGTGAAGAGCGCGCCGACCCCGCGAGTGGACGATGCCTACACGCTCCAGCAGGTGAACATCATCGACCTTGCCAGCGGCACGGTCCGCGCGGTGGTCGATACGCCGGGCAAGCTGGGCGACGTCGAGATCTCCCCCGACGGGACCATGCTGTCCATGATTGCCGGGATCGACAAGAACGATCCGGCCGACACCACGCTCCACTTCGTGAACGTCGCCGACGGCACGTTCGAAGCGGTCAACGAGGGCGCTGCCGAAGCGACCGTGGACACCGAATGGCTGGCCGACGGCCGACTGGCCGCGATCATCCATGTCGGCGCGCAAAGCGTGCTGCGCTTCTACGACACGGACGGTTCGGTCGAGCGGGAGATCGATCCCGGCGAACTGATCCTGACCGGCGTCGAGAGCGGCGGCAACCGGGTCATCGTGACTGCCAACAGCCCGACCCACCCGAGCGAGCTCTACGTCCTAGAGGGCCGCGAATTCCGCCGCTGGACCACGCACAATCCCTGGCTGAGCGAGATCGACTTCGCCACCCAGCGCACGCTCACCTACACCGCGCGCGACGGGCAGGAGATCGAGGGCATCCTGATCGAACCGCTCGGCGGGGCGGCGACCGGCGGATCGCCCACGATCATGACCGTCCACGGCGGACCGGAAGCGCATTACTCGAACGGCTGGCTGACGGCCTATTCGATGCCGGGCCAGGTCGCGGCGGGCAAGGGATACGCCGTGTTCCACCCGAACTATCGCGGTTCCACCGCCTACGGCACCGCCTTCGCGAAGGAGCACCAGAACGATTACGCGGGCAAGGAATTCAACGACATCGTCGATGGCAAGCGCGCGCTGGTGGAAGCGGGGATCACCGACCCCGAGCGCACCGGCATCACCGGCGGGTCCTATGGCGGCTATGCCAGCGCATGGGGCGCGACCGCGCAGAGCGAGGAATACGCAGCATCGGTCATGTTCGTCGGCATTTCCAACCAGATCAGCAAGTTCGGGACCACCGACATCCCGATGGAAATGTACAACGTCCATGCCCGCAAGTGGCCGTGGGAAGACTGGCAGGGCATGCTGGAAGTCAGCCCGATCTACCACGTGGACAAGGCCGAAACGCCGATCCTGATCATGCACGGGGCGGAAGACACGCGCGTGTCCCCCAGCCAGAGCTACGAGCTCTATCGCCACATCAAGGTCCGGAAGCCGGAAACGCCGGTGCGGCTGGTGCTCTTCCCGGGCGAAGGTCACGGCAACAGCCGCGCCGCGTCGCGATACGACTACAATCTGCGCATGATGCGCTGGTTCGACACGTATCTCATGACCGGCGACCGCGACGCCGCCATGCCCGACCCGCGCCCGCAACTGGCCGAAGGCGCAAAGGGCGCGATGGCCGACGAGGAGTAG
- a CDS encoding MipA/OmpV family protein: MKTTIAAFAALLSLVPVAAAAQDAGEPGVSGDTAPDDNQTDGAPTFEGSALDGDFISLGIGVGIGSSYTGSDDYVAFPVPLVQGSLGGVDINPRPAGIALDFLPDGDGDTSYSLGVTAKLNRDRVSNIQDEVVEAYGKLDTAVEVGPTAGISFSGVLNPFDTVSLTVDTVWDVAGAHNGMAVSPSITYFTPVSRGAAVSLSVGTKWIDDDYADYYYSVAPLPGTAPGDANFLPAYQADSGIENYSINLIGLYDLNGNLLDGGLAIFGIAGYSTLQGDARNTPFTSIRGSSDQFIGGIGIGYTF, translated from the coding sequence ATGAAAACCACCATTGCCGCCTTCGCCGCGCTCCTTTCCCTCGTGCCGGTGGCTGCCGCCGCGCAGGATGCGGGCGAACCTGGCGTCTCGGGCGATACGGCGCCGGACGACAACCAGACCGACGGCGCGCCCACTTTCGAAGGATCCGCGCTCGACGGGGACTTCATCAGCCTGGGCATCGGCGTCGGGATCGGGTCGAGCTACACCGGCTCGGACGATTACGTCGCATTCCCCGTGCCGCTGGTGCAGGGAAGCCTGGGCGGGGTGGACATCAATCCGCGCCCCGCCGGTATCGCGCTCGACTTCCTGCCGGACGGGGACGGCGACACGTCCTATTCGCTGGGCGTGACGGCCAAGCTCAATCGCGACCGGGTCAGCAACATCCAGGACGAAGTCGTCGAGGCGTACGGAAAACTCGATACTGCGGTCGAGGTCGGGCCGACGGCCGGCATATCCTTCAGCGGCGTGCTCAACCCGTTCGACACCGTGTCTCTGACCGTCGACACCGTCTGGGACGTGGCGGGGGCGCATAACGGCATGGCCGTGTCCCCTTCGATCACCTACTTCACGCCGGTCAGCCGCGGTGCGGCCGTGTCCCTGTCGGTCGGGACCAAGTGGATCGACGACGATTATGCCGATTACTACTATTCGGTCGCCCCGCTGCCCGGAACGGCGCCGGGCGACGCGAATTTCCTGCCCGCCTACCAGGCGGATAGCGGGATCGAGAATTACAGCATCAACCTGATCGGCCTGTACGATCTCAACGGCAACCTGCTCGACGGCGGCCTCGCAATCTTCGGGATCGCCGGGTACTCGACCCTGCAGGGCGATGCGCGCAACACGCCGTTCACCAGCATTCGCGGCAGCAGCGACCAGTTCATCGGCGGGATCGGGATCGGCTACACCTTCTGA
- the crtY gene encoding lycopene beta-cyclase CrtY has protein sequence MQQADIAIVGGGLAGGLIALALRQRRPDCDVVLVEGEDALGGNHRWSWFESDLPDDERALLAPFTKVHWDGGYEVRFPAYSRTLASTYRSLASVDFDRCLRRELAQSAILTGRRVAALDAGGVDLADGSRIGARAVIDCRGAVPSAHLRGGWQVFMGRHLKTPGPHGLTKPVIMDATVSQPEAYRFLYVLPLSEDEVFLEDTYYQDLPILDRDALSQRLDEYAAAHGLSGGVVGEETGILPVITGGAFGEYQLEQAIPGVAMAGARGGFVHPLTSYTVPFAARTALFVAAHADLPGEELAARLADHAREHWSRTRFYRRLGAMLFGAARPRERYKVFQRFYRLDGSLIERFYAGRSTLLDRARILAGKPPVPVGRAISALAGAGDPLVSGKEKIG, from the coding sequence ATGCAACAGGCGGACATTGCAATCGTGGGCGGCGGGCTGGCCGGGGGCTTGATCGCCCTCGCCCTGCGGCAGCGCCGGCCGGACTGCGATGTCGTCCTCGTCGAAGGCGAGGATGCGCTGGGCGGAAATCACCGCTGGAGCTGGTTCGAAAGCGACCTGCCGGATGACGAGCGGGCCCTGCTCGCCCCCTTTACGAAAGTGCACTGGGATGGGGGGTACGAAGTCCGCTTTCCCGCTTACAGCCGCACGCTCGCCTCTACCTACCGTTCGCTCGCGTCGGTGGACTTCGACCGTTGTCTCAGGCGCGAACTGGCGCAGTCTGCGATCCTGACGGGCCGGCGGGTTGCCGCGCTCGACGCGGGCGGCGTTGACCTGGCGGACGGATCGCGGATCGGCGCCCGCGCGGTCATCGATTGCCGCGGCGCGGTGCCGAGCGCGCATCTGCGCGGCGGCTGGCAGGTCTTCATGGGCCGCCACCTGAAGACGCCCGGTCCGCACGGACTGACGAAGCCGGTCATCATGGACGCCACCGTCTCGCAGCCCGAAGCCTACCGCTTCCTCTACGTGCTGCCGCTGTCGGAGGACGAGGTGTTCCTGGAAGACACCTACTACCAGGACCTGCCCATCCTCGACCGCGATGCCCTGTCGCAAAGGCTGGACGAATATGCCGCCGCGCATGGCCTGTCGGGCGGTGTGGTGGGCGAGGAAACCGGCATCCTGCCCGTCATCACCGGCGGCGCCTTCGGCGAATACCAGCTTGAGCAGGCCATACCGGGCGTAGCGATGGCCGGCGCGCGCGGCGGCTTCGTACATCCGCTGACCAGCTACACCGTGCCCTTCGCGGCGCGCACCGCGCTGTTCGTGGCCGCGCACGCCGACCTTCCCGGCGAGGAGCTGGCCGCACGGTTGGCGGATCATGCGCGTGAACACTGGTCGCGCACGCGCTTCTACCGCCGCCTCGGCGCGATGCTGTTCGGCGCGGCGCGCCCCCGGGAACGATACAAGGTATTCCAGCGCTTCTATCGACTGGACGGCTCGCTCATAGAACGCTTCTACGCCGGAAGGTCGACCCTGCTCGACCGGGCGCGCATCCTCGCGGGCAAGCCGC